The following DNA comes from Cryobacterium psychrophilum.
CCCCAAGAGCCACCATGCCAAGCGCGGCACCGCCACGATGGGTGGCATCATCCTCATCTTCGGCGTCGTGATCAGCTTCTTCACCGCCAAGCTCAGCCAGGGGGAGCCGATCACGGCCTCCCCGTTGCTGGTGCTGTTCATGATGGTCGGTCTCGGTCTCGTCGGTTTCGTCGACGACTTCCTCAAGACCCGCAACCAGCGAAGCCTGGGGCTGGGCGGCTGGTCCAAGATCGCCGGCCAGGTGCTCGTGGCCGGCGTGTTTGCCTGGCTGTCGCTCCAGTTCCCGAACAGGAACGGCCTGACGCCCGCGTCAACGCACGTCTCATTCATCCGTGACACGTCGCTGGACTTCATGAACCTCGGCGCGATCCTGGGCCTGATCGTGTTCATCGTGTGGATCTGCCTCATCGTCGCCGCGACGTCCAACAGTGTCAATGTCACGGACGGCCTTGATGGGCTCGCGACGGGCTCGTCGATCCTGGCGATCGGATCCTTCATCGTGATCGGATTCTGGCAGTTCAACCAGTCCTGCTTCAGCGGCGGTTCCGATTCGACCGACCTGTATCGGTGCTACGAAATTCGTGATCCCCTGGACCTCGCTGTCGTATCGGCCGCTATCGTCGGTGGACTGATCGGATTCCTGTGGTGGAATACCTCTCCCGCCAAGATCTTCCTCGGCGATACCGGATCGCTGGCCATCGGTGGCGCACTCGCCGCCCTCGCTGTCCTCAGCCGCACCGAGCTCCTCCTGGTGCTCATCGGTGGTCTCTTCGTGATCGAGTCCGGCTCCGTCATCGTGCAGCGCGCCTACTTCAAGGTCACTCGGGGAAAGCGCATCTTCCTGATGAGTCCCATCCACCACCACTTCGAGCTCAAGGGCTGGGCGGAGGTCACGGTCGTCGTGCGCTTCTGGATCATCGGCGGTCTGCTCGTCGCCGCCGGTGTTGGCACGTTCTACCTTGAGTGGCTTTCGGCGGTTCCGACCCGATGAGTGAGATTCCTGTCGCCGGTGTCCCGGCGAGCCGACTCGACGGGCTCACGAGCTGGCACGCCGATTGGACAAACCTGCGGGTGGCCGTGCTCGGACTGGGCGTCACCGGTTTCGCGGCCGCGGATACCCTGGCCGAACTCGGAGCAGATGTTCTCGTGGTCGCGTCCGGTGGCCCCGACGAACGTGCGCAGCTCCTGAACGTGCTCGGCGTCGCCCTGGTGCAGTCCGACCTCAGCGAGGTCCCCGCGGAGTTGGCGGCGCACCAGGCGGACCTTGTCATCGTGTCACCCGGCTTTCACCCGGACCACGTGCTCCTCAACTGGGCACGCGCGCAGGGCATCGCGGTGTGGGGCGACATCGAGCTGGCCTGGCGATTGCGCAACAAGATGGGAGTTCCTGCCGAGTGGCTGCTCGTGACGGGCACCAACGGCAAGACCACCACCGTGCAGCTTGCGGCGACGATGCTCGCTTCCGCCGGCTACCGGGTCGCACCGTGCGGCAATATCGGCGTGCCCGTACTCGACGCCATCCGGGACCCGCAGGGCTGGGACGTGCTCGTGGTTGAGCTTTCGAGCTACCAGCTGCACCACCTGCCCCGCACCGGGCCGGGAGCCCTGCAACCCTGGTCGAGTGTCTGCCTGAATGTGGCGGACGACCACCTGGACTGGCACGGTTCGGCCGAGGCCTACCGGGAGGCGAAGGCAACCGTCTACTTCAACACCGGGGTCGCCTGCATTTACAACAAAGCGGATGCGGCGACACTGCGAATGGTCGAGAACGCCGAGGTTCGGGAAGGGGCACGGGCGATTGGCTTCGGCCTTGGCGTGCCGGGTCCGAGCGAACTGGGCATCGTCGAAGGCATCCTGTGTGATCGTGCCTTCCTGGACGACCGCTTTGAGCAGGCACTGGAATTAGCCACGCTCACGGAGCTTGCCGGTGCGGGCCTGTCGGCGCCCCACGTCGTTGCCGACGTGCTCGCAGCGAGCGCTCTCGCTCGTTCCTTTGGCGTTGACCCGGAAACGGTGCGGTCCGCGCTTGTTACGTTCCACCTTGATGCCCACCGGATCGAGGTGGTGGCCCTTCATGAAGGAATCCACTGGATCGATGATTCAAAGGCTACGAACCCGCACGCCGCCGACGCTTCACTTGCGTCGTTCGACTCCGTGGTCTGGCTCGTCGGCGGCCTGCTCAAGGGCGTGAACGTCGATGAGCTCGTTCGCAAGCACGCCTCCCGTTTGCGGGGAGCGGTCATCATCGGGGTCGACCGACTGGCGCTGCGTGACGCATTTGCGCGACACGCGCCCCTGGTGCCGGTCTTTGAGGTCGAGTCAGACGACACTGAACAGGTCATGCCGGGAGCAGTCAGACTGGCTGCAAGCGTGGCCCGGGCCGGCGACGTGGTTTTGCTGGCCCCGGCGGCGGCGTCGATGGATCAGTTCAACAGTTACGCCGAGCGGGGTAAAGCGTTCAATCAGGCCGTACATCAATTTCTTGGAAGGTGAGCATGGCCACCGTCCCACGCACGGGGCCGCGGCGTCCCGCGGCGGCCCCCACGCCGACAGCAGAAGAGCCCCAGAGCATCCACGCCAGGGGCGTGTCAGCGCGTATCAGCGTCGGCCGGTTGTTCAAGGCAGAGTCCACGAACTACTTCCTGCTGCTCGGCACGACGATGTTCCTGGTTGCCTTCGGGCTCGTCATGGTGCTCTCCTCATCGTCCGTTGACTCCTACCTGGCCAACGCCGGTTTCTTTGGCGGAATCATTCGGCAGGGCGTGTTTGCGCTCATCGGCGTGCCCCTCATGCTTCTGGCGAGCCACATGCCGATCGCATTCTGGAAGCGCGTGGCCTGGCCTGCCCTTCTTATCGCGTCATTCCTGCAGTGCCTCGTGGTGTTCACTCCCATGGGCTACACCATTGCCGGCAACACCAACTGGTTGTCCATCGGCGGAATACAATTCCAGCCGTCCGAGGGCATCAAGATGGCCCTCGTCGTGTGGCTGGGCATGATCCTGGAGCAGAAGAAAGACCGCCTCGACGACTGGCGCCACGTTTTCATTCCCGTCTTCGGCGTCGGTGGGGGCTCCGTGTTGCTCGTCATGATTGGCGGCGACCTTGGAACAGTCATGATCATGGCCGGGCTGCTGTTCGGCGCGCTGTTCTTCGCCGGCGTGAAGCTGCGACTGCTGGCCGCTCCCATCGCGGTCGGCGCGCTGGGAGCCGTCATCCTCGCACTGACCAGCAGTAACCGCCTCACGCGCATCATGAGCTTCGTCAACGAGGGCTGCGACCAACTCACCGGACCAATTTCTGCGAGCTGCTGGCAGCCGCTGCACGGCACCTGGGCCCTCGCCAATGGTGGCATCCTCGGTGTGGGGCTCGGCAACTCGAAGGCCAAATGGTCCTGGCTCCCCGCAGCAGACAACGACTACATTTTTGCCATCATCGGGGAGGAACTCGGACTCATCGGCGCCATCGTCGTGCTGTGCATGTTCGTCCTGCTCGCGTTCGCTTTCCTTCGTGTAATGCGTGCGAGCACGAGTGTCATGGCCCGCATCACGACGGCCGCCGTCATGGTGTGGATAATCGGACAGGCGCTCGTGAACATCGGCGTGGTGCTCGGAGTCTTCCCCGTGCTCGGGGTTCCACTACCGCTCATCTCGGCCGGAGGCACCGCCCTGATGACCACACTCGTGGCAATTGGAATCGTCTTGTCCTTTGCGCGGGGCCAGCACACAGGGAGTACCGCAAAGTGACCACCTATCTTCTGGCCGGCGGCGGCACCGCGGGCCATGTGAACCCGCTGCTCGCCATTGCCGATGCGCTTCGAGCCCGGGAACCGGACGCCGTCATCATTGCCCTGGGCACGAGCGAAGGCCTCGAGGCACGGCTGGTTCCGGCGCGCGGGTACGAACTCGTTTTCGTGCCCCGAGTACCGTTTCCTCGCCGCCTGAACCGGTTGGCCTTCAGCTTTCCCGCTCGGTTCAACGCGGCCGTGAGCGGCGTGGCCGACCTCATCCGTTCGCGTGGCGTCGATGTTGTCGTCGGTTTTGGAGGGTTCGTTTCGACGCCCGCCTATCTGGCGGCGCGTCGCCTGCGCGTGCCCATTGTGATCCACGAGGCGAACGCGAAGCCGGGACTGGCCAACAAGCTCGGCGCCCTCTTCACCACGAAGGTCGGCGTCGCCTTTGCCGGAACCTCCATTCGGCACGCGCATTTCGTGGGGATGCCGTTGCGGCCCGAGATCGAACGTCTCGACCGGGCCGCCATGCGCGAGGAGGCGGAGAATTTCTTCGGTCTTGATCACGGCCGTAAGACGCTCCTCGTGACGGGGGGGTCCCTCGGCGCCCGGCGGCTCAACAACACGATTCTCGAGAGTGCCCCGGCGCTCGTTGCGGCCGGATGGCAGGTGCTTCATATTCAGGGGGACCGCGGCGAGGTGGCAGATCCGCACCTCGATCACTATCGACTGGTCGACTACTGCGACCGAATGGACCTCGCTTTGGCGGCCGCCGATTTCGCGGTCTCGCGGGCCGGCGCGGCCACGGTCAGTGAACTGTGCGCCCTCGGAATTCCCGCCGTATATGTGCCGTACCCCGTGGGAAATGGGGAACAGCGTTTCAACGCCGCGGATGTCATTGCTGCCGGCGGCGCCCTGCTCGTCGACGACGCGGAATTTCTCCCGGGCTGGGTGATCGACTCGCTCGTTCCGCTCCTGGCCGACACCCACCGCGTGGAAGCCATGGGCACGGCCGCCGCCTCGGTGGGGATTCGTGATGGGTCGGCCCGGATGCTCGAACTCATCATCCAGGCTCACTGAATACCAACCGCTTCACCGCTCACCCGATCACCGCGTAACGTTGTAGACGAAGCGCCAAGTTGTTCCCAACGTATTGAAGAAACACCAAGCCGAGAAGAGCGTATACACCCGTGATAAAGCCCGACCTCACTGTGACCATCGGCGACGACCTCGGGGCCGTGCACTTCGTCGGCATCGGTGGTTCGGGCATGAGCGGAATAGCCCGACTCTTCCTCGGCAAGGGCTACACCGTCACCGGTTCGGACGTACGGGAATCCGATAACGTCCTGGCTCTGCGTGAGCTGGGCGCACGCATCATGATCGGCCACGACGCCGCGAACGTCGGCGACGCCGACACGCTCGTGGTCACGGGCGCGCTGTGGCAGGACAATCCGGAGTACGTGCTCGCCAAGGAGCGGGGCATTCCCGTTCTGCACCGCGCGCAGGCGCTCGCGTGGCTTGTTCAGCACCAACGCCTGGTTGCGGTTGCCGGAGCGCACGGTAAGACCACCTCGACCGGGATGATCGTGACCGGACTGCTCGGCCTGGGCCACGATCCCAGCTTCGTGAACGGCGGCGTGATTGAGTCGCTCGGCGTCAGCTCCGCCGGCGGCACGGATGACCTGTTTGTGGTCGAGGCCGACGAGTCGGACGGTTCCTTCCTGCTCTACAACACCAGCATTGCCCTGATCACGAACGTCGACCCCGACCACCTCGATCACTACGGTTCGCTCGAAGCCTTCGAGACCGCGTTCGTGGACTTCGCGCACAAGGCGAGCGAGCTCGTCGTCATCTCCTCCGATGACGTGGGCGCCGTTCGTGTGACCGAGAGCCTGTCCGCGGCACGCGTGATCACGTTCGGCGAAGCCGCCGGAGCCGACGTGCGCGTGCATTCCATCGTCACCGACGGACCCGTGCGATTCAGCATCGCCTGGCAGGGCGCCGATTACGAGACCACGCTGCGCATCCCCGGCAAGCACAACGCCATCAACGCGGCCGGAGCTTTCGCGGTGCTCGTAGGTCTCGGACTTGACCCGGCCGGGTCCCTCGCGGCCATCAGCGACTTCGGTGGCACCCAACGCCGCTTCGAACTGCACGGCACCGTCGGCGGAGTGAGCGTGTATGACGACTACGCGCACCACCCGACGGAGGTCGCAGCGGCGCTCTCCGCGGCCCGCACGGTCGTGGGCGGCGGGCGCATCATTGCCGTGCACCAGCCGCACCTGTACTCTCGCACCCGGCTGTTCGCCCAGGAATTCGCCGACGCCCTCGAGAACAACGCGGATCACACCATCGTGCTCGACGTTTACGGCGCCAGGGAAGACCCGGAGCCCGGAGTGACGGGCGCACTCGTCGCCGGCCGGTTCGCCGATCCCGCCCACGTGGCGTTCGTGCCCGACTGGCAGGATGCCGCCGACTACCTCGGCACGATTGCCCAGGAGGGCGACTTCGTGGTGACACTCGGCTGTGGTGACGTGTATCGCATCGTTCCCCAGCTGCTCGACGCGCTTCGCGCGACACGCGAATGAGCACACGCCCGGTATGAAACGACCAGGTAGTTTTGATCGCCCGACCCTTCCCGGCCCGGGGGAGCGCGGGAA
Coding sequences within:
- the mraY gene encoding phospho-N-acetylmuramoyl-pentapeptide-transferase; protein product: MRALLLAGALSLAFTLFLTPLFIRLFHKLGWGQFIRDDGPKSHHAKRGTATMGGIILIFGVVISFFTAKLSQGEPITASPLLVLFMMVGLGLVGFVDDFLKTRNQRSLGLGGWSKIAGQVLVAGVFAWLSLQFPNRNGLTPASTHVSFIRDTSLDFMNLGAILGLIVFIVWICLIVAATSNSVNVTDGLDGLATGSSILAIGSFIVIGFWQFNQSCFSGGSDSTDLYRCYEIRDPLDLAVVSAAIVGGLIGFLWWNTSPAKIFLGDTGSLAIGGALAALAVLSRTELLLVLIGGLFVIESGSVIVQRAYFKVTRGKRIFLMSPIHHHFELKGWAEVTVVVRFWIIGGLLVAAGVGTFYLEWLSAVPTR
- the murD gene encoding UDP-N-acetylmuramoyl-L-alanine--D-glutamate ligase is translated as MSEIPVAGVPASRLDGLTSWHADWTNLRVAVLGLGVTGFAAADTLAELGADVLVVASGGPDERAQLLNVLGVALVQSDLSEVPAELAAHQADLVIVSPGFHPDHVLLNWARAQGIAVWGDIELAWRLRNKMGVPAEWLLVTGTNGKTTTVQLAATMLASAGYRVAPCGNIGVPVLDAIRDPQGWDVLVVELSSYQLHHLPRTGPGALQPWSSVCLNVADDHLDWHGSAEAYREAKATVYFNTGVACIYNKADAATLRMVENAEVREGARAIGFGLGVPGPSELGIVEGILCDRAFLDDRFEQALELATLTELAGAGLSAPHVVADVLAASALARSFGVDPETVRSALVTFHLDAHRIEVVALHEGIHWIDDSKATNPHAADASLASFDSVVWLVGGLLKGVNVDELVRKHASRLRGAVIIGVDRLALRDAFARHAPLVPVFEVESDDTEQVMPGAVRLAASVARAGDVVLLAPAAASMDQFNSYAERGKAFNQAVHQFLGR
- the ftsW gene encoding putative lipid II flippase FtsW, with amino-acid sequence MATVPRTGPRRPAAAPTPTAEEPQSIHARGVSARISVGRLFKAESTNYFLLLGTTMFLVAFGLVMVLSSSSVDSYLANAGFFGGIIRQGVFALIGVPLMLLASHMPIAFWKRVAWPALLIASFLQCLVVFTPMGYTIAGNTNWLSIGGIQFQPSEGIKMALVVWLGMILEQKKDRLDDWRHVFIPVFGVGGGSVLLVMIGGDLGTVMIMAGLLFGALFFAGVKLRLLAAPIAVGALGAVILALTSSNRLTRIMSFVNEGCDQLTGPISASCWQPLHGTWALANGGILGVGLGNSKAKWSWLPAADNDYIFAIIGEELGLIGAIVVLCMFVLLAFAFLRVMRASTSVMARITTAAVMVWIIGQALVNIGVVLGVFPVLGVPLPLISAGGTALMTTLVAIGIVLSFARGQHTGSTAK
- a CDS encoding UDP-N-acetylglucosamine--N-acetylmuramyl-(pentapeptide) pyrophosphoryl-undecaprenol N-acetylglucosamine transferase, which gives rise to MTTYLLAGGGTAGHVNPLLAIADALRAREPDAVIIALGTSEGLEARLVPARGYELVFVPRVPFPRRLNRLAFSFPARFNAAVSGVADLIRSRGVDVVVGFGGFVSTPAYLAARRLRVPIVIHEANAKPGLANKLGALFTTKVGVAFAGTSIRHAHFVGMPLRPEIERLDRAAMREEAENFFGLDHGRKTLLVTGGSLGARRLNNTILESAPALVAAGWQVLHIQGDRGEVADPHLDHYRLVDYCDRMDLALAAADFAVSRAGAATVSELCALGIPAVYVPYPVGNGEQRFNAADVIAAGGALLVDDAEFLPGWVIDSLVPLLADTHRVEAMGTAAASVGIRDGSARMLELIIQAH
- the murC gene encoding UDP-N-acetylmuramate--L-alanine ligase, yielding MIKPDLTVTIGDDLGAVHFVGIGGSGMSGIARLFLGKGYTVTGSDVRESDNVLALRELGARIMIGHDAANVGDADTLVVTGALWQDNPEYVLAKERGIPVLHRAQALAWLVQHQRLVAVAGAHGKTTSTGMIVTGLLGLGHDPSFVNGGVIESLGVSSAGGTDDLFVVEADESDGSFLLYNTSIALITNVDPDHLDHYGSLEAFETAFVDFAHKASELVVISSDDVGAVRVTESLSAARVITFGEAAGADVRVHSIVTDGPVRFSIAWQGADYETTLRIPGKHNAINAAGAFAVLVGLGLDPAGSLAAISDFGGTQRRFELHGTVGGVSVYDDYAHHPTEVAAALSAARTVVGGGRIIAVHQPHLYSRTRLFAQEFADALENNADHTIVLDVYGAREDPEPGVTGALVAGRFADPAHVAFVPDWQDAADYLGTIAQEGDFVVTLGCGDVYRIVPQLLDALRATRE